The window TGGTACGGAACGTGGGGCGGCAAGGTGCTGAAAAAATATCCCGAGTGGCATCGGAAACTCGGAAAATAGCCGCGCTTCGGGCGCAACTTCTCAAAACGGGTCCCAAGGACCCGTTTTTCGTCTGTGTGGCTATGCCTTGGATCTTCCTGCCCGGCAAAATGCGAGCGAGCTTGCTTTTGCGCTCGCTTATCCGTATCTTTGCGGCGGCTTGAGCCGAGGGGTGCAGCCGGACCGGCTCGAACCGCTGTTTTTTATTAACCCAAATTTCAAACACATGGAAAACATCCAGGCAAAACAATGCCCCGCTACTCACTGGCGGCGTTGGAACCGCAAGGGCTGGTCGGTCTTTGCGAGTCTGCGCCGCTGCTGGGCGATCGGGGTTCTCTCCGTCGGGATGTCGATCCTGTTGCTTGCGACGCAGGGTGCGTCCGCGCAGAATGCCGATACGGCCGCTGTCCTCAAAACGTGGAGGATACGGGAGGTCGGCATCACGGGGAGCCAGACGGCTCCCGTGCGCAGCGCCCAGTCGCACACCCCGCTTTTCGACCGGAAAGCTCAGGCCCCGGCGCCTGTCCAGACTCTGGAAGCCGCCCTGCGCCTCGCTCCTTCGGTCGATGTCCGCGAGCGCGGAGGCAAGGGAGCACAGGCCGACATCTTCATCCGGGGAGGCTCTTTCGACCAGACCATGGTCCTTCTCAACGGCATCGACTTCACCGATGCACGCACCGGACACCAGTCCCACGCGCTGCCCGTCGATCTCGACTGCATTTCGTCCGTCGAACTGCTCGACGGTGTGCCGGGCGTCGGCGCCTATGCCGGGGCGGTGAACATCCGCACCGCGCCGCTGCGGCCCACCTACCTGCGCTTCGAGGGTTCGGGCGGCCAGTACGGCTATGCCTATGCCAACCTCTCGGGAGCGGTGACCTCGGGCCGTTTTTCGGTGCTCGGGGCGGCCTCTTACCGCCGCAGCGACGGCTACCGGCACAACACCGATTTCTCGAATTACAACGCTTTCGTGCGTGCGACCTGCGACGGCGGGCCGGCCGGGTTCTTCGACCTGCAAGCCGGGTGGCAGGACCGCGATTTCGGCTCCAACGGCTTTTATGCGGCTTACAATCCCGACCAATGGGAGCACACCGCAACGGCGCTGGCGTCGTTGCGGTGGCTGAAGACCGCGGGCCGCTTCTCGCTGGGAGCCGCCGTGAGCTACCGCAAGAATTTCGACCGCTACGACTGGACGCGCGGAACGGCGATGAACCGTCACAACACGGACAATGCGGGTGCGAAAGCGTGGGCCGACTGCGATTGGGCGGCGGGTAAGACCTCGCTGGGCGCCGACTGGGCCTTCAACCATATTTACAGCACGAATCTGGGCGAGAAACTCGCGGTTCCCGAAGGGCACTACACCCACGCCAAGGCGCGCCATACGGGCAACATCTGGCTGCGGCACGCGAAGGAGTGGCGGCATTTCGATGCGGCCGCTTCGGCGGGCGTCAGCCTCACACCCTACGGCACATCGGCGTTGTGGAGCCTTTCGGCCGGGTGGACGCCCGTCGAGGAGCTGCGCGTCGGCGCAGGGGTGTGGCAGTCGATGCGCCTGCCGACCTTCACGGACCTCTACTACACGTCGCCGGCCCAGATCAACAATCTTGATCTCGTGCCGGAACACGCTGTGACATACCGTATCGGCGCCGATTATCTCAAGCATTGCTGGAACATTTCGGCGCAGGTTTACTACCGGGCCGGACGCGACATCATCGACTGGGTGTGGCGCGAGGATATGGGCGACAAATGGCACTCCGAGCAGTCGAGCCGTCTCGACACTTTCGGGGCCGAGCTGGCGGGCGGCTACGCCTCGGCGGAAGGCTTCCTGCGGCGCGTGACGCTCTCCTACGGCTACATCACGACCGACCGCAACGCGGATGTCATCGCCCGGAGCGCTATGGACTTCATGCGCCACAAGGCGGCATTGGCCGTCGAGGTGCGTTTCCTGCGGCGGATGTCGCTGGCGCTGACCGGCTCGGTCTACGACCGCAACGGCAGCTACACCCACTATCCGGTGGCGGGGGATGCCTCCGTCACCGAGGTCCGCAGCTACGAGCCCTATTTCCTGCTCGACGGGCGTCTGTCGTGGGAGAAGGGTATCTGCCGGCTCTATGTCGATGCCACGAACATCACCGACACCCGTTACTGCGACATCGGCGGCATTCGTCTGCCGGGTTTCTGGTGTACGGGCGGGGTGGTGCTGACCATCGGCCGCTGATTCTTTCCGGGCCGCGGACTTTTGTGAAACGCGGCTCTTCCCGGCTGCAACCGAGGGTTCGGCGCATCGCGCCGAACCCTTTCTGTTTTTTGCCGGATTGCCGGGAAGCCGGCATGCGAAGGGTACGATGTCGTGACGGAGACCTCGCCGTTTTGGCCGGAGCTTCGGCGGCCGTGCGGAAAAACGCCTCCGGGAGGTACGGAATGCGGATATATTGCTTACTTTTGCGGTCGTAAACGGAATCGTATGAATCGTGTCGAAGGTATTCTTTGGGCGGCCCTCTCGTCATCGACTTTCGGACTGGCTCCGCTGTTCACCCTGCTGCTGATCGGCGCGGGGTATTCGTCGTTTGAGGTGCTGACCTACCGCTGGGGCGTGGCGTCGCTCTGCTTGGCAGCCTACGGCGTGGCGACGGGGTGCAGTTTCCGGCTCGGCGGGCGTCAGCTGGGCACGGTGTTCCTGCTGAGCCTTTTCCGGGCCGCCACGTCGCTGAGCCTGGTGATCGCCTACCAGAACATCGCCAGCGGGATGGCTTCGACGATCCATTTCATGTATCCGCTGGTCGTGGCGCTGGCCATGATGTGCTTCTTCCGCGAGCGCGGCTCGGTGTGGACCTTCGCCGCCGTCGGCCTGTCGATCGTCGGGGCCGTGCTGCTGTCGCAGGGAAACGCTGGATTCGCACGCGGAAACACGACGCTGGGCATCGTGTCGTCGGTGGTGTCGGTCGTGGCCTACGGCGGCTACATCGTGGGCGTGCGTAAGAGCCGCGCCGTGGAGATCGACTCCACGGTGCTGACCTGCTATGTGATGGCTTTCGGTGCGCTGATGTTCATCGTCGGCGGATGTTTCACGGGCGGCATCCGTCTTGAAACCGATCCGCATACGTGGCTCTATATCCTCGGCATCGCCCTGCCCGCGACCGCCGTGTCGAACATGGCGCTGGTGCGGGCCATCAAGTGCATCGGGCCGACGCTGACCTCGATTCTCGGCGCTATGGAGCCGCTGACGGCCGTGGTGATCGGGGTGTGGGTCTTCGGCGAGCCCTTCACGGCGCAGGGGGCGGGAGGCATTCTGCTGATCGTCGCGGCGGTGACGACGGTGGTTCTGCACAGCCGGCGGGCCTGACGAAAAATCCCGGAGCGACGAGCTCCGGGATTCTTGTTTCACAGCGTGAAGGTCATGGCGATCGGGTAATGGTCCGAGATGAACGGCGCCCCGTAGTTGCCGTCGAGCGTCGTGAAACTCAGGCACCTGAGCTTGCCCCGCCAGTAGAGGTGGTCGATCACGATCGTGTCGGGGGCCGAGCCGAATCCGTTGAAGGTCCCTTTGCCGTCCGTCTTCGGCGCCTTGTCGCGGACCGATTTCATGTATTTGGCCAGCGGTCTGAAGATCGGGCTGTCAACCGGGGTGTTGAAATCTCCGCCCAGCACGGCCGTGCCCTTCGGGCCTGCTATGCGTTGTATCTCGCCGACGATCAGTTTGACGGACTCTTCGCGGGCGATCTTGCCGCGGTGGTCGAGGTGGGTGTTGAAGTAGAAAAACTCCTTGCCCGAATTTTTGTCGCGCAGTTCGACCCATGTCATCGTGCGGTTGCAGGCGCCGTCCCAGCCCCGCGACACCTCGGCAGGGGTTTCGCTGAGCCACAGCGTGCCGCTGTCCACCAACTCGAAGCGGTCGCGGAGGTAGTAGATCGCCATGATCTCGCCGCCTTCGGCTCCGTCGTCGCGTCCCACGCCGACACGGGCGTACTGCGGGCATTCGGTGTCGATGTATTGCAGCTGGTCGATCAGCCCCTCCTGCACGCCGAATACGTCGGGCGCCTCCTGCCGGATCATCTGCGGCGTGGCGTGGCGGCGTTTCATCCAGGCGTTGTCGCCGTCCCGGGCGCCGCTGTTGCGCAGGTTGTAGGAGATCAGTTTGATCGGCCGCGGGCCGTCGCCGGCGATTGCCGGCATGGAAAAACAGGCTGCGAGGAGCAGCAGAAGTGCGGTTTTTTTCATTATCGTAGAGTTAGTGCTTTTTTCAGTCGTTCGAGCCCGTCGGCCAGCAGCGTCCGCGGGCAGGCGATGTTCAGGCGGATGAATCCCTCGCCCGCCGCGCCGTAGATCGACCCGGGGTTGACGAAGAGGCGTCCGTCGGCGAGCAGCCGCGCCGCAAGCGCCTCCGAGGTCATGCCTGCGGCGCGGCAGTCGATCCACGCCAGATAGGTGCCTTCGAGGGGCAGCACGGGGTATTGCGGCAGTTCCCGGGCGAGGAAGTCCCGCAGGAAGAGGTAGTTTTCGTAGAGATAGGCGTTGAGCGCGTCGAGCCACTCGGCGCCCTCGTCGTAGGCCGCCGTAAGGGCTTCGATGGCGAAGGGGCTGATCTCTCCCGTTTCATTCAGCGCGAGCGCCTGGCCGATGCGCTCCCGGATTGCGGCATCCGCGGCGAAGATGTTGGCCACTTGCAGTCCTGCGAGGTTGAAAGCCTTGCTCGGGGAGGTGCAGGTGACCGAGCGGCGTGCGAATTCGTCCGAAAGCGAGGCGAAGGGCGTATGGCGGAATCCGGGCATGATGAGCTCGCAATGGATTTCGTCGGCGACGACGAAGACATCGTTGCGCAGGCAGATCTCGCCGATGCGCCGCAGTTCCTCCGGTGTCCAGACGCGCCCCGCAGGGTTGTGGGGATTGCAGAGAATCATCAGCTTCACCGCCGGATCGGCGGCCGTGCGTTCCAAAGCGTCGAAATCAATCGTGTAGGTGTTGTCGCGGCAGGTCAGTTCGCATTCGGCGGCCGCGCAGCCGCTGTTGGCGACGGAGATGAAGAAGTGGTTGTAGACGGGAGTTTGCATCAGCACCTTGT of the Alistipes senegalensis JC50 genome contains:
- a CDS encoding DMT family transporter; translated protein: MNRVEGILWAALSSSTFGLAPLFTLLLIGAGYSSFEVLTYRWGVASLCLAAYGVATGCSFRLGGRQLGTVFLLSLFRAATSLSLVIAYQNIASGMASTIHFMYPLVVALAMMCFFRERGSVWTFAAVGLSIVGAVLLSQGNAGFARGNTTLGIVSSVVSVVAYGGYIVGVRKSRAVEIDSTVLTCYVMAFGALMFIVGGCFTGGIRLETDPHTWLYILGIALPATAVSNMALVRAIKCIGPTLTSILGAMEPLTAVVIGVWVFGEPFTAQGAGGILLIVAAVTTVVLHSRRA
- a CDS encoding endonuclease/exonuclease/phosphatase family protein, coding for MKKTALLLLLAACFSMPAIAGDGPRPIKLISYNLRNSGARDGDNAWMKRRHATPQMIRQEAPDVFGVQEGLIDQLQYIDTECPQYARVGVGRDDGAEGGEIMAIYYLRDRFELVDSGTLWLSETPAEVSRGWDGACNRTMTWVELRDKNSGKEFFYFNTHLDHRGKIAREESVKLIVGEIQRIAGPKGTAVLGGDFNTPVDSPIFRPLAKYMKSVRDKAPKTDGKGTFNGFGSAPDTIVIDHLYWRGKLRCLSFTTLDGNYGAPFISDHYPIAMTFTL
- a CDS encoding MalY/PatB family protein, which gives rise to MNYDFDEPIPRRGTHSLKWDEKPADDILPMWVADMDFRTAPAVVEALRRRVEHGIFGYAKVPESYYAAITGWFARRHGWAPAREWIRPVTGVIPALSAILRALTRPGDKVLMQTPVYNHFFISVANSGCAAAECELTCRDNTYTIDFDALERTAADPAVKLMILCNPHNPAGRVWTPEELRRIGEICLRNDVFVVADEIHCELIMPGFRHTPFASLSDEFARRSVTCTSPSKAFNLAGLQVANIFAADAAIRERIGQALALNETGEISPFAIEALTAAYDEGAEWLDALNAYLYENYLFLRDFLARELPQYPVLPLEGTYLAWIDCRAAGMTSEALAARLLADGRLFVNPGSIYGAAGEGFIRLNIACPRTLLADGLERLKKALTLR
- a CDS encoding TonB-dependent receptor yields the protein MENIQAKQCPATHWRRWNRKGWSVFASLRRCWAIGVLSVGMSILLLATQGASAQNADTAAVLKTWRIREVGITGSQTAPVRSAQSHTPLFDRKAQAPAPVQTLEAALRLAPSVDVRERGGKGAQADIFIRGGSFDQTMVLLNGIDFTDARTGHQSHALPVDLDCISSVELLDGVPGVGAYAGAVNIRTAPLRPTYLRFEGSGGQYGYAYANLSGAVTSGRFSVLGAASYRRSDGYRHNTDFSNYNAFVRATCDGGPAGFFDLQAGWQDRDFGSNGFYAAYNPDQWEHTATALASLRWLKTAGRFSLGAAVSYRKNFDRYDWTRGTAMNRHNTDNAGAKAWADCDWAAGKTSLGADWAFNHIYSTNLGEKLAVPEGHYTHAKARHTGNIWLRHAKEWRHFDAAASAGVSLTPYGTSALWSLSAGWTPVEELRVGAGVWQSMRLPTFTDLYYTSPAQINNLDLVPEHAVTYRIGADYLKHCWNISAQVYYRAGRDIIDWVWREDMGDKWHSEQSSRLDTFGAELAGGYASAEGFLRRVTLSYGYITTDRNADVIARSAMDFMRHKAALAVEVRFLRRMSLALTGSVYDRNGSYTHYPVAGDASVTEVRSYEPYFLLDGRLSWEKGICRLYVDATNITDTRYCDIGGIRLPGFWCTGGVVLTIGR